The window AAGAAGTATGACATACCAATAGTGAAGGAACTGAACATGTTGGCTAAGGCATCAGACAATTCTTGATAATTGTTGTACATGTTTAAGTCCACTTTTCTAAGGTAAGGTGCACCATCCATGCTGACCTTCACTAAAACACCATTGGCAATTTTGTCACTCTCTTGGCCTTGTGCTCCACTCTTCTGATGAGAAGCTAAAATATTCTTCCTGTAGGACCTCACTGGTGGCCAACCCACAACTCGAGCCCTGATCATTTGTATTTGTAAATTCAAAAAGGTTATATCCAGTGACAAGGTAAAGATGAATATAGAGCGGGGTGggctatgttgctcggattctTCAAAAATATCATTGGGCGCGTAtctgatcctccaaaagtagtgcagtTTTAGAGGacatatttttggaaaattttagCAATATACATGGCCAAGGGTTTATCTGAAACATTATATTTTCGATGCGGAACATAGAGTTACATGCGAAAATCTACTAACGTATCAATGAATGTTTGATCTGTACCAATAATTCAAAAGGTAAATGAGTTCAAATGTTAAAAGCGTTACAATCGAacccatcattttttttttaattcatgttTTTTTCTTACGACACAGTACACAAATCTAGATTCATGTAATtatgttcaagtgaagaaaaagTATATTTATTTCGGGCTTTAAAACCAGTAGTTCTAATAGTCTCATCTTCtcaaactacatatatatataataaaatcatGTTCATTCTTGACCCACTGCTTCTAGATTTTGGATTCACCTTCACCATTTAAACTTTAAGATAAGATGGTCATACACTTCAACATGCCAAAGTAGGTAGAGAGGTCTTGTGTTCGAGTCTCACCATCAAGAAGAATTTTGACGTACTTGGACCATGAATAAGAATCAGATCCACACAGAGAAATTGTATTGAGAATATAATTCAATAACTAATAGTTTGCTCTTTCTAATAATTTAAACTTTTTAGATGAGACGGTCACACCTTTCACTTCAACATAGTATCAAAGGCAGAGATTTTGAGTTCGAATCTCATAAtcattcattaatatcaacaagAATTTCGATTTACTTGgaccatgaaaaaaaaaaatcaaatccgCAGGcgtgttgagaatataattaaattGCCTTTACCTAGTTACCACGTGAAGTGTAGAGAAGTAGAGGAAGATAAAATTAAAACACACACATACTTGTCATTAACTGATGAGTTCTTGAAATCCAGCTGAGTATTCTTGATGTTAATATCAGAAGAAAGGCTGAGCTTCAAATCCATAGTTGCTTTATCATCAATAAAGCCTCTTTTCCCATTAGCATTAATAGGATCATCCTTTCTTCCAGGCAACCCTAGCCTTAGCTCTGTCTCCTCAAGATCTAACTTATTACTCTTTGCTTCTTTCACTaccatttttgttatttttgagAGGTTTTGGTTTGAGAGAAAGTGAAAGTTTAAAAATATATAGGTGGGGAGAAGCAAATACAATAAGTAGCTAGCTTTGACTTGGTAGAGCTTAAATGATTACCCTCTCTCATTTTATATACTTACTCTGTCTCAATTTATTGGAAGGTATTTGATCAGTCTTAGAGTTCAGAAAGAAAgttttttgaaacttgtgatgtCAAACAAGTCATAATTGAATCATTTCATTGGGGATAAGATGAAatctttaaagttaaattgttacgaAATATAAAAATATCTCATTCTTTTTTAGATtaactaaaaagaaaaaagtgtCATGTAACTCGGGACGAGAAAGTAACGGTGTTTGGCTAAGCATGGGATTCAAATATTTGAAAGAACGATTTTTATCTCATATAAGATGCATTATTAGAATTTGTAGTTTGATGATAATTGTGGTGTCAGGGCTAACTTGACTTGTAGAACGACATTTTTAGATTCGCACCGTGTAGAACTCATT is drawn from Lycium barbarum isolate Lr01 chromosome 8, ASM1917538v2, whole genome shotgun sequence and contains these coding sequences:
- the LOC132605635 gene encoding auxin-responsive protein IAA16-like isoform X2; its protein translation is MVVKEAKSNKLDLEETELRLGLPGRKDDPINANGKRGFIDDKATMDLKLSLSSDINIKNTQLDFKNSSVNDKARVVGWPPVRSYRKNILASHQKSGAQGQESDKIANGVLVKVSMDGAPYLRKVDLNMYNNYQELSDALANMFSSFTIVQGMKNFMNERKLMDLLNSSDYFPTYEDKDGDWMLVGDVPWGMFVDSCKRLRIMKGTEAIGLDL
- the LOC132605635 gene encoding auxin-responsive protein IAA16-like isoform X1 — protein: MVVKEAKSNKLDLEETELRLGLPGRKDDPINANGKRGFIDDKATMDLKLSLSSDINIKNTQLDFKNSSVNDKARVVGWPPVRSYRKNILASHQKSGAQGQESDKIANGVLVKVSMDGAPYLRKVDLNMYNNYQELSDALANMFSSFTIVQGMKNFMNERKLMDLLNSSDYFPTYEDKDGDWMLVGDVPWGMFVDSCKRLRIMKGTEAIGLAPRDMEKSRNRN